One Candidatus Methylomirabilota bacterium genomic region harbors:
- a CDS encoding KH domain-containing protein, giving the protein MEGGPSVPNQSPMEQANALKELVERMAMALVDSPDHVTVDAAEEDNAMVLRLRVASSDVGRVIGKQGRTAKAMRTVLHAIAARSKRRAVLEILE; this is encoded by the coding sequence ATGGAAGGCGGTCCGTCGGTTCCGAATCAGAGTCCCATGGAGCAAGCCAACGCGCTTAAAGAGCTGGTGGAACGGATGGCCATGGCGCTGGTGGACAGTCCGGACCATGTGACCGTCGATGCGGCAGAGGAGGATAACGCGATGGTTCTCCGCCTGCGAGTGGCTTCCTCTGATGTCGGCAGGGTAATCGGCAAGCAGGGCCGGACGGCTAAGGCGATGCGCACTGTACTGCACGCCATCGCAGCCAGGTCGAAGCGTCGGGCTGTTCTGGAGATTCTGGAATAG
- the rpsP gene encoding 30S ribosomal protein S16: MSVKIKLRRMGAKAHPFYRLVVGDSPVAGGGKVLETLGTYDPHGEPPALSVQAERALQWLQRGAEPTDSARQLLRRAGVMRQLAELKAAGKGQ, translated from the coding sequence ATGTCTGTGAAGATCAAATTGCGGCGGATGGGGGCAAAAGCGCACCCCTTCTATCGTTTGGTGGTGGGAGATTCGCCGGTCGCTGGAGGTGGCAAGGTGCTGGAGACCCTGGGTACCTACGATCCCCATGGGGAGCCGCCTGCGCTCTCTGTGCAGGCCGAGCGTGCATTACAATGGTTGCAGCGGGGTGCGGAGCCCACCGACAGCGCTCGACAGCTTTTGCGTCGGGCAGGCGTCATGCGGCAATTGGCTGAATTGAAAGCCGCAGGCAAGGGTCAATAA
- the ffh gene encoding signal recognition particle protein, which produces MFEGLTERLSLVLKKLRGHGRLSEENITEALREVRLALLEADVNFKVVKGFVERVRDRAVGREVLESLTPGQQVVKVVYEELVEVLGKTRAPLTYASDPPTTIMLVGLHGSGKTTTSAKLARWFVSEGRSPLLVAADTVRPAAREQLQTLGRALGVSVYAGPGSALQVCQEARQLAKERGQNPVILDTSGRLHIDEPLMQELVAIAAATSPTERLMVADAMTGQDAVNSALRFNADLDLTGFILTKLDGDSRGGAALSIRSVTGKPIKFIGVGEKPDALEPFHPERLASRILGMGDILTLVEKAQARVDQKQAQELVKKVRAEGFTLEDFRVQLQQLKDLGPLDQVMEMIPGLSRQKGLADTFSAEREFKQAEAIINSMTRKEREVPEIINGSRRRRVAAGSGTSVADVNRLLKQFVQARKLMKHVMPGGSGARAKMAKRLRSFMGV; this is translated from the coding sequence GTGTTTGAAGGACTTACAGAACGATTAAGCTTGGTCCTGAAAAAGCTTCGTGGCCACGGGCGCCTCAGCGAGGAGAACATCACTGAAGCGCTTCGAGAGGTACGGCTTGCGCTACTCGAAGCGGATGTCAATTTCAAGGTCGTCAAAGGGTTCGTCGAGCGCGTCCGCGATCGGGCAGTGGGCCGCGAGGTATTAGAGAGTCTTACCCCTGGCCAGCAGGTCGTCAAGGTCGTCTACGAGGAGCTGGTCGAGGTGCTTGGTAAGACACGCGCCCCGCTGACCTATGCGTCCGATCCTCCGACGACCATCATGCTGGTCGGCCTGCATGGATCCGGCAAGACGACAACGTCGGCGAAGCTGGCCCGATGGTTCGTGTCGGAAGGGCGGTCGCCGCTCCTGGTAGCGGCCGACACGGTGAGGCCCGCGGCCAGGGAGCAGCTCCAGACGCTTGGGCGGGCCCTTGGGGTTTCGGTGTACGCGGGGCCTGGTTCTGCGCTGCAGGTATGCCAGGAGGCGCGACAACTGGCAAAGGAGCGTGGGCAGAATCCGGTGATTCTCGACACCTCCGGGCGACTCCATATCGATGAGCCGCTCATGCAAGAGCTGGTGGCGATTGCAGCGGCCACCTCCCCGACCGAGCGGCTGATGGTCGCCGACGCCATGACCGGACAGGATGCGGTCAATTCCGCCCTCCGGTTCAACGCGGATCTTGATCTGACGGGATTCATTCTCACCAAGTTAGATGGGGATTCCCGAGGCGGCGCGGCCCTCTCGATCAGGTCGGTAACAGGGAAGCCGATCAAGTTCATCGGTGTCGGCGAGAAGCCGGATGCCCTCGAACCGTTCCACCCTGAACGACTGGCTTCTCGGATCCTCGGGATGGGCGATATCCTGACCCTCGTGGAAAAGGCGCAGGCGAGGGTGGATCAGAAACAAGCCCAGGAACTTGTGAAGAAGGTTCGCGCCGAGGGCTTTACGCTGGAGGATTTTCGTGTGCAACTCCAGCAACTGAAGGACCTTGGGCCCCTCGATCAGGTGATGGAGATGATCCCGGGGTTGTCACGGCAGAAGGGCCTGGCTGACACGTTCTCAGCAGAACGAGAGTTCAAGCAGGCTGAGGCGATTATTAATTCGATGACCCGGAAGGAGCGGGAAGTTCCCGAAATCATCAATGGGAGCCGGCGCCGACGGGTCGCTGCCGGAAGCGGCACATCGGTGGCAGATGTGAATCGTCTGCTTAAACAGTTTGTCCAGGCCCGGAAACTGATGAAACATGTCATGCCTGGAGGTAGCGGGGCGAGGGCGAAAATGGCAAAGCGCCTTCGATCCTTCATGGGCGTGTGA
- a CDS encoding histone produces the protein MMKKLGIVLMAAFFSVSVAGLSFADEAKAPAPATAKEEMKKEEVKKPAPKKAKRKAAKAAKKAEEKKEEAPAAAPAPAHTPEKK, from the coding sequence ATGATGAAGAAATTGGGTATCGTATTGATGGCTGCATTCTTCAGCGTCTCCGTGGCTGGCCTCAGCTTTGCCGACGAGGCGAAAGCACCGGCGCCTGCTACTGCCAAGGAAGAGATGAAGAAAGAGGAAGTGAAGAAGCCGGCTCCTAAGAAGGCGAAGAGGAAGGCGGCGAAGGCGGCTAAGAAGGCGGAAGAAAAGAAGGAAGAGGCCCCAGCGGCTGCCCCAGCCCCAGCTCATACACCAGAGAAGAAGTAG
- a CDS encoding histone — MMKKLGIVLMAAFFSVSVAGLSFADEMKEHKGMPAATSAPANPCAGKEMKEAPKKAKKKVAKKKAAAPKEEEAPAAAPAAPAKK, encoded by the coding sequence ATGATGAAGAAATTGGGTATCGTATTGATGGCTGCATTCTTCAGCGTCTCCGTGGCTGGCCTCAGCTTTGCCGACGAGATGAAGGAGCATAAGGGCATGCCTGCGGCGACCAGCGCTCCAGCCAACCCTTGTGCTGGTAAGGAGATGAAGGAGGCGCCGAAGAAGGCGAAGAAGAAGGTGGCTAAGAAGAAGGCGGCGGCCCCGAAGGAGGAAGAGGCCCCAGCTGCAGCCCCGGCTGCACCAGCGAAGAAGTAA
- a CDS encoding PBP1A family penicillin-binding protein: MSGQVSSLGRATICLRIALLLFAGFAAIWAVWYVAAGRAFGPTLLIYADGAPKPMAVFNGSAYQLREERPLNAYPPLLIDAVLLMEDRRFYEHHGIDVRGVMRAVWANARRGTIVQGGSTLTQQLVRMRYLNQERTFWRKMKEAVLALGLEATLSKQEILEQYLNEIYLGQHGTFEVRGIAAASRYYLGKEPGALRPAEAALLVGLIRSPNTVSPLVSLRRARERRDLVLGRLREERRLSDADYYRAMKEPVRVARDSTVETSYFLDFVRQELDAKLPGIAGERTLKVFTTLDMATQQVAHRAVVQGLLKLDGRKKETSEQTAEGALVALDVQYGAIKAMVGGRNYQRSQFNRAVQARRQPGSLFKPFIYLAAFEAGRGDSNEALTPATLVPDRPLTQVVGNERWTPKNFNGRYYGTVRLREALERSLNAATITIGEQVGLGRVIEQARASGIESPLRPSPATLLGASEVNLLEITAAYGTLARGGEWLKPHAIRKVEDGQGKVLFEERREARRAASPQAAFLVTSILRGVFERGTATSAYRLGLSREAAGKTGTSNDMRDAWFVGYTPDLIAGVWVGIDSGAPLQLTGAQAALPIWTQFLEQASVGHPSRSFKSPPGIVTAKIDPASGLRLTPGCSGGVEEVFIQGTEPRATCSQGGFALLQWFRRLFSR, encoded by the coding sequence ATGAGCGGACAGGTATCATCTCTGGGTCGGGCAACCATTTGCCTGAGGATCGCCCTGCTTCTATTCGCGGGATTCGCAGCGATCTGGGCGGTCTGGTATGTCGCGGCGGGCCGGGCATTCGGCCCCACGCTGCTGATTTATGCCGATGGCGCCCCCAAGCCGATGGCGGTCTTCAACGGGTCGGCTTACCAGTTGCGCGAAGAGCGTCCTTTGAATGCCTATCCTCCACTGTTGATTGACGCGGTTCTGCTCATGGAAGATCGGCGCTTCTATGAGCATCATGGAATAGATGTGCGCGGGGTTATGAGGGCTGTATGGGCCAACGCGAGGCGTGGGACTATTGTGCAGGGTGGCAGTACACTCACCCAACAACTGGTCCGAATGCGTTATCTTAATCAGGAGCGTACGTTCTGGCGGAAGATGAAGGAGGCCGTTCTCGCCCTCGGCCTGGAAGCTACTCTGTCGAAGCAGGAAATTCTGGAGCAGTACCTCAATGAGATCTATCTCGGGCAGCACGGGACCTTCGAGGTGCGCGGGATTGCGGCTGCCTCGCGGTATTATCTCGGCAAAGAGCCTGGCGCGCTTCGCCCGGCCGAAGCGGCCTTATTGGTCGGCCTGATCCGGTCGCCCAACACGGTCTCTCCCCTCGTCTCGTTGCGACGTGCCCGCGAGCGCCGGGACCTGGTCCTCGGCCGGCTGCGGGAGGAGCGGAGATTGAGCGACGCGGACTATTACCGCGCTATGAAGGAACCTGTCCGGGTAGCACGGGACTCGACTGTGGAGACCTCGTATTTCTTAGATTTCGTCAGACAAGAACTCGATGCCAAGCTTCCCGGCATCGCTGGTGAAAGGACGCTAAAGGTCTTTACCACCCTTGATATGGCTACCCAGCAGGTAGCCCATCGGGCCGTTGTGCAGGGGTTATTGAAGCTTGACGGGCGGAAAAAGGAGACATCTGAGCAGACCGCAGAGGGCGCGCTGGTAGCGCTGGACGTGCAGTATGGCGCCATCAAGGCGATGGTGGGCGGGAGGAACTACCAACGAAGTCAATTTAACCGGGCCGTTCAAGCTCGCCGACAGCCAGGTTCTCTTTTCAAGCCGTTCATCTATCTGGCTGCCTTTGAAGCGGGGCGTGGGGACAGCAATGAAGCGCTCACCCCTGCGACGCTTGTTCCCGATCGTCCTCTCACGCAAGTGGTTGGGAACGAGCGATGGACGCCCAAGAACTTCAATGGTCGTTACTATGGCACGGTGCGCCTGCGCGAGGCGCTTGAACGGTCCCTCAACGCTGCCACCATCACGATTGGGGAGCAGGTTGGGTTGGGTCGCGTGATTGAGCAGGCCAGAGCGTCCGGCATCGAAAGCCCGCTTCGACCAAGCCCGGCGACGCTACTGGGTGCTTCAGAGGTGAACTTGCTGGAGATCACGGCGGCGTATGGTACGCTCGCCAGGGGAGGGGAGTGGCTCAAACCCCATGCGATCAGGAAAGTGGAGGATGGGCAAGGGAAAGTGCTGTTCGAAGAGAGGCGTGAAGCACGACGAGCGGCTTCCCCTCAGGCCGCCTTCCTGGTGACGTCGATTCTGCGTGGCGTCTTTGAGCGAGGTACCGCTACCTCGGCTTACCGTCTTGGGCTTTCCAGAGAAGCCGCCGGCAAGACCGGGACCAGCAACGATATGCGGGATGCCTGGTTTGTCGGCTACACGCCCGATTTGATTGCTGGCGTGTGGGTCGGCATCGATTCCGGGGCGCCGCTTCAGTTGACAGGGGCCCAGGCTGCACTGCCGATCTGGACGCAGTTCCTTGAGCAAGCGTCTGTTGGCCATCCGTCGCGAAGCTTTAAGTCTCCGCCAGGGATCGTTACTGCCAAGATCGATCCTGCCTCCGGTCTCCGCCTGACCCCGGGATGCTCGGGAGGGGTGGAGGAGGTGTTCATCCAGGGGACGGAACCGAGAGCCACCTGCTCCCAAGGTGGGTTCGCTCTCCTTCAGTGGTTTCGTCGCCTCTTTTCCCGTTGA
- a CDS encoding DUF3047 domain-containing protein — MSTTTIPTTSTTFGCAKRGARHRRRPALVGLAVILLGLVSITSEANPVPNTASIPLPISGKIDRKGIPVGWDLELYENHPEIKLQPFKNGRFAIQLASNESSFGLHKEVEVDLKEFPILTWWWKVDRLPEAGDARAKDTNDQAAQVYVIFPHPLFKMRSPTLGYYWDSNAPEGTVTDGYSPITPNKNIVLRSGKQELGKWVQERRNVAEDYVRLFGKNSLPKVGRVAIWINTQHTKSSAQASFADLQFQRAN; from the coding sequence TTGAGCACGACAACCATCCCGACCACCTCAACAACATTCGGCTGCGCAAAACGTGGGGCACGTCATCGGCGCCGGCCTGCGCTCGTCGGCCTTGCAGTGATACTGCTGGGGCTGGTATCGATCACGTCCGAGGCAAACCCCGTTCCTAACACGGCTAGCATTCCCCTGCCTATCAGCGGGAAGATAGATCGGAAAGGAATCCCGGTCGGCTGGGATTTGGAACTCTACGAGAATCATCCTGAAATTAAGCTCCAACCGTTCAAGAATGGCCGATTCGCTATCCAGCTCGCGAGCAATGAAAGCTCATTCGGACTGCACAAGGAGGTCGAGGTAGACCTGAAGGAGTTTCCGATACTGACATGGTGGTGGAAAGTGGATCGCCTCCCTGAGGCAGGCGACGCCCGTGCAAAGGATACCAATGACCAGGCCGCTCAAGTCTACGTCATCTTTCCCCATCCGCTGTTCAAAATGCGCAGCCCAACCCTCGGCTATTACTGGGACAGTAATGCCCCTGAAGGAACTGTCACCGACGGCTATTCACCCATCACCCCTAACAAGAATATTGTCCTGCGGAGCGGAAAGCAAGAGTTGGGTAAATGGGTCCAGGAGCGTCGAAATGTTGCCGAGGATTACGTGCGGCTTTTTGGCAAGAACTCACTCCCCAAGGTGGGGCGCGTCGCCATCTGGATCAACACCCAGCACACCAAGTCATCGGCCCAAGCGTCCTTCGCCGACCTTCAGTTCCAACGAGCCAACTAG
- a CDS encoding HEPN domain-containing protein, protein MPCDPELVAETRSRFVKAAQDMGAAAHEFTAEPPFLADIVFHAQQVAEKSFKGFLTWHSTPFRRTHLLEEIGEQCLSVDPGLRPMVERAVPLTKYAWKFRYPGELDDPSREEAGAALAVAREVYESILARLPEEVRP, encoded by the coding sequence ATGCCTTGCGACCCTGAGCTTGTTGCAGAAACTCGTTCGCGGTTTGTGAAGGCTGCGCAGGACATGGGTGCTGCGGCTCACGAGTTCACGGCGGAACCCCCCTTTCTTGCTGACATTGTCTTCCATGCCCAGCAGGTCGCGGAGAAGAGTTTTAAGGGTTTCTTGACATGGCATAGTACCCCTTTTCGCAGGACGCACCTCTTGGAAGAAATCGGTGAGCAATGCCTAAGCGTCGATCCAGGATTGCGGCCCATGGTCGAGAGGGCTGTGCCGCTGACGAAATACGCTTGGAAGTTTCGATACCCTGGGGAACTGGATGATCCTTCCAGAGAAGAGGCAGGGGCTGCACTTGCTGTTGCTCGGGAAGTATACGAGTCGATCCTCGCACGACTGCCTGAAGAGGTGAGACCATGA
- a CDS encoding nucleotidyltransferase domain-containing protein, whose amino-acid sequence MEQVSQADILNKDPSLAEIVRRLVQAYRPERIYLFGSMARGDAGPDSDYDLLVVVSDDAPMEQRDSDLAYRTLRGTGIGADVVVWTHSRFERRKHVVCSLPATVLREGRLLHALRP is encoded by the coding sequence ATGGAGCAAGTCAGCCAAGCGGACATCCTGAACAAAGATCCTTCTCTGGCAGAGATCGTGAGACGGCTGGTGCAGGCCTATCGGCCGGAGCGGATCTACCTTTTCGGATCTATGGCCCGCGGTGATGCAGGACCAGACAGCGACTACGACCTGCTGGTTGTCGTCTCCGATGATGCTCCAATGGAGCAGCGAGACAGCGATTTGGCCTATCGGACGCTGCGCGGAACCGGGATCGGCGCCGATGTCGTCGTCTGGACCCATTCGCGTTTTGAGCGGCGCAAGCACGTTGTGTGTTCGCTTCCAGCCACGGTTCTTCGCGAGGGAAGGTTGCTCCATGCCTTGCGACCCTGA
- a CDS encoding type II toxin-antitoxin system HicB family antitoxin: MSLSSMLQYRVVITRDSETGSVVAEVPALGIADQGADVPEALANIKAMVAFHVKCLQEEGEPIPPGEEGEEGFYVHVKLPAHAA; the protein is encoded by the coding sequence ATGAGCCTATCCTCTATGCTGCAATACCGTGTCGTGATCACGAGGGATTCGGAGACTGGCAGTGTGGTGGCCGAAGTCCCAGCCCTTGGCATTGCGGACCAGGGAGCGGACGTGCCGGAAGCTCTGGCCAATATCAAGGCTATGGTGGCCTTCCACGTGAAGTGCCTTCAGGAAGAGGGAGAGCCTATCCCGCCTGGCGAGGAGGGGGAGGAGGGGTTTTACGTGCATGTGAAGCTTCCCGCCCATGCCGCTTAG
- a CDS encoding universal stress protein encodes MPIKRILVPTDFSASSEYACQYALTFAHEARAEVYLLHAIYNPLRLPGYDFGGVIETLVKQAQDDLQKQVEQIREKQVIVHPMVLVGVEYEEIVKFAQEHQIDLIIMGTHGRTGLAHAFLGSVAERVIRIASCPVLIVRMPAHK; translated from the coding sequence ATGCCGATCAAACGGATTCTCGTTCCGACCGATTTCTCTGCGAGTTCCGAGTATGCGTGTCAGTACGCCCTGACCTTCGCGCATGAAGCTAGGGCCGAGGTCTATCTCCTGCATGCGATCTACAATCCGCTCCGGTTGCCGGGGTACGATTTTGGCGGGGTCATCGAGACTCTGGTCAAGCAGGCGCAGGACGACTTGCAAAAGCAGGTCGAGCAGATCCGGGAGAAGCAGGTGATCGTCCATCCCATGGTACTGGTCGGTGTGGAATACGAGGAAATCGTCAAGTTCGCTCAAGAGCACCAGATTGATCTGATCATCATGGGGACCCATGGGCGGACCGGGCTCGCTCACGCTTTTCTAGGCAGCGTGGCCGAACGGGTGATCCGCATCGCCTCCTGTCCGGTCCTGATCGTAAGAATGCCTGCGCACAAGTAG
- a CDS encoding histidine triad nucleotide-binding protein, which yields MDTCLFCKIANRECPGKIVYEDEQSVAFEDIHPKAPIHILIVPRQHLATILDATQTDDRLLGHLLLVANRIARQIGIADRGFRLVINCNNEGGQAVYHLHLHLLGGRPLSWHPA from the coding sequence GTGGATACCTGTCTCTTTTGCAAGATCGCCAACCGAGAATGTCCGGGGAAGATTGTCTATGAGGACGAGCAGTCTGTCGCCTTCGAAGACATTCACCCGAAGGCCCCCATTCATATCCTGATTGTTCCCCGTCAACACCTCGCGACCATCCTCGATGCGACCCAGACTGATGATCGGTTGCTCGGGCACCTCCTGTTGGTGGCGAACCGGATCGCAAGGCAGATCGGGATCGCGGATCGGGGCTTCCGCTTGGTGATCAATTGCAACAACGAGGGCGGGCAGGCAGTATATCACCTGCACCTCCACCTGCTGGGTGGGCGGCCGCTCAGTTGGCATCCGGCGTAA
- a CDS encoding bifunctional phosphoribosyl-AMP cyclohydrolase/phosphoribosyl-ATP diphosphatase HisIE, translating into MEGFDLTQIRFGESGLIPAIVQDAESGQVLTLAYMNKESLRLTIETGLTHFYSRSRQRIWQKGEESGHIQRVREIYFDCDEDTLLIKAEQVVAACHTGRRSCFFRRLHPSSESPEELARQQFDPEVVYGGSLAILQQIFEVIKDRQARPKPDSYVSGLFSKGQDQILKKVGEEAVELVMASKDGRPDEIIYEAADLWFHTLVLLGYHGIAPSEVARELRKRYGKKSKAEYR; encoded by the coding sequence ATGGAAGGATTCGACCTTACGCAAATTCGATTTGGTGAATCGGGGTTGATCCCGGCCATTGTCCAGGACGCGGAGAGCGGCCAGGTCCTGACCCTTGCCTACATGAATAAAGAGTCGCTGCGGCTGACAATCGAGACCGGTCTTACCCATTTTTACAGCCGATCGAGGCAGCGCATCTGGCAAAAGGGGGAGGAGTCGGGCCACATCCAGCGTGTGCGCGAGATCTATTTCGACTGCGACGAGGATACCCTGCTGATCAAGGCCGAGCAGGTGGTGGCGGCCTGCCACACCGGTCGACGGTCCTGTTTTTTCCGTCGCTTGCACCCCTCGTCAGAGTCGCCGGAGGAGCTGGCTCGGCAGCAGTTCGATCCTGAGGTGGTCTATGGCGGAAGCCTTGCGATTCTCCAGCAGATCTTCGAAGTTATCAAGGATCGACAGGCGAGACCGAAGCCGGATTCGTATGTCTCTGGGCTGTTCAGCAAGGGACAGGATCAAATCCTTAAGAAGGTGGGAGAAGAGGCGGTCGAGTTGGTCATGGCTTCCAAGGATGGGAGACCGGACGAGATTATCTATGAAGCGGCGGATCTCTGGTTTCACACGCTTGTCCTTCTTGGCTACCACGGGATCGCGCCGTCAGAGGTGGCTCGGGAACTGCGCAAGCGCTACGGGAAAAAGAGCAAGGCGGAGTATCGATAG
- the hisF gene encoding imidazole glycerol phosphate synthase subunit HisF, whose amino-acid sequence MLAKRIIPCLDVKDGRVVKGTRFVDLRDAGDPAEVAALYDQQGADELVFLDITASYERRDILVDVVRRTADMTFTPLTVGGGVRTVDDIRALLLAGADKVSLNTAAVERPELLTEAAMRFGSQCIVLAIDAKRVNGGSRLQAPSSTSQVPSVESGSRNQELRWQVYIHGGRTPTGLDAVGWAKQGEALGAGEILLTSMDRDGTKDGYDLSLTRAVADAVTIPVIASGGAGTLDHLYEALVVGGADAVLAASIFHFREYAIQDVKVYLRGRGVSVRE is encoded by the coding sequence ATGCTGGCAAAGCGGATCATCCCATGTCTGGATGTGAAAGACGGGCGTGTCGTGAAAGGGACGCGGTTTGTGGACCTCCGGGACGCGGGCGACCCGGCCGAGGTGGCGGCGCTGTATGACCAGCAAGGGGCCGACGAACTGGTCTTCCTGGATATCACCGCCTCCTATGAGCGACGGGATATTTTAGTTGATGTAGTCCGTCGGACGGCCGACATGACCTTTACCCCCCTCACGGTCGGTGGCGGGGTCCGAACGGTGGACGATATCCGGGCGCTGCTTCTCGCGGGCGCCGACAAGGTCTCGCTCAACACGGCGGCGGTCGAGCGCCCGGAGTTGCTTACTGAGGCTGCCATGCGGTTCGGGAGTCAGTGCATTGTGCTCGCCATCGACGCGAAACGGGTCAACGGCGGTTCAAGGCTCCAGGCGCCCAGTTCCACGTCCCAAGTTCCAAGTGTAGAATCTGGAAGCCGGAACCAGGAACTTCGCTGGCAGGTGTATATCCATGGCGGACGGACACCGACCGGACTGGATGCTGTCGGGTGGGCGAAGCAAGGAGAGGCGCTGGGGGCAGGGGAGATCCTGCTGACCAGCATGGACAGGGATGGGACGAAGGATGGCTACGATTTGTCTCTCACTCGCGCAGTGGCAGATGCTGTGACGATTCCGGTCATCGCGTCGGGTGGAGCGGGCACACTGGATCACCTGTATGAGGCATTGGTGGTCGGGGGGGCCGACGCCGTGCTGGCTGCCTCCATCTTTCATTTCCGTGAATACGCCATTCAGGATGTGAAGGTGTACTTGCGCGGCCGCGGCGTCTCGGTGCGGGAGTAA
- the hisA gene encoding 1-(5-phosphoribosyl)-5-[(5-phosphoribosylamino)methylideneamino]imidazole-4-carboxamide isomerase, with translation MLIIPAIDLKGGQVVRLSQGDPLRQTAYSADPIAMAERWEDEGASILHLVDLDGAFSGKPQQLSVVAQVARSIKIPLQLGGGLRSLAALEQAFASGVERAVLGTAAIQDEGFLREAACRYSGRILLGIDAKNGKVAVRGWAEATELLAADLAIRAADLPLAAIIYTDIERDGMLTGPNLGALQQMAQAARHPIIASGGIATLDDVRRLAKLEPTIVIGALVGKALYEGRFSLKDAIAAAR, from the coding sequence ATGCTGATCATTCCCGCGATCGACCTGAAAGGGGGCCAAGTCGTTCGGTTGTCGCAAGGCGATCCTTTGCGCCAAACCGCCTATTCCGCCGATCCGATCGCCATGGCCGAGAGGTGGGAGGATGAGGGGGCGTCGATCCTGCACCTAGTCGATCTTGACGGCGCCTTTTCCGGGAAACCGCAGCAACTTTCCGTTGTTGCTCAAGTAGCCCGGTCGATCAAGATTCCTCTGCAGCTTGGGGGCGGATTACGGAGTTTGGCTGCCTTGGAGCAGGCATTCGCCTCCGGCGTCGAACGGGCTGTTCTTGGGACGGCTGCCATCCAGGATGAGGGGTTCTTAAGGGAGGCGGCCTGTCGCTATTCGGGTCGGATTCTTCTTGGAATCGATGCGAAAAATGGCAAGGTCGCGGTGCGGGGTTGGGCGGAAGCCACTGAGCTGCTCGCAGCCGACCTGGCGATACGAGCCGCCGATCTTCCGCTGGCGGCGATTATCTATACCGATATCGAGCGAGACGGGATGCTCACAGGGCCCAATCTAGGCGCTCTGCAACAAATGGCTCAGGCGGCCCGCCACCCGATCATCGCGTCCGGAGGGATTGCAACACTTGACGATGTCAGGAGACTCGCCAAGCTTGAGCCCACGATCGTCATCGGGGCGCTGGTTGGAAAGGCGCTCTACGAGGGCAGATTCTCATTGAAGGACGCGATTGCGGCGGCGAGATAA
- the hisH gene encoding imidazole glycerol phosphate synthase subunit HisH: MIAIIDSGIANLRSVQKGFERVEADARVVEDPRTLRDASGIVLPGVGAFADGIGKLQDGGFVEPLLRAIEAGKPILGICLGLHFLFSESEEFGHHAGLNIIKGRVVRFTDVALSGNGCNASSRLKIPHMGWNRIRIERQAPIFMGIPDGAFFYFVHSYYVQPEDEDVIAATTEYGLRFTSVLWRDNLFACQFHPEKSQALGLQLLKNFASLT; the protein is encoded by the coding sequence GTGATTGCCATCATCGACTCCGGTATTGCGAACCTCCGGAGCGTGCAGAAGGGGTTCGAGCGCGTTGAGGCTGACGCCAGGGTTGTGGAGGATCCGCGAACGCTTCGTGACGCGTCGGGCATTGTTCTTCCAGGGGTTGGCGCCTTCGCCGATGGGATCGGTAAGCTTCAGGACGGCGGATTTGTTGAGCCGCTGCTTCGGGCGATCGAGGCGGGTAAGCCGATCCTCGGCATCTGCCTTGGACTGCACTTCCTGTTCAGTGAAAGTGAGGAGTTTGGACATCACGCGGGCCTCAACATCATCAAGGGCCGGGTAGTCCGATTTACCGATGTGGCCCTCTCCGGGAATGGGTGCAACGCCAGCTCGAGGCTCAAGATCCCCCACATGGGGTGGAACCGGATCCGGATCGAACGACAGGCCCCGATCTTCATGGGCATTCCCGATGGGGCATTCTTCTATTTCGTCCATTCGTACTATGTGCAACCGGAGGATGAAGACGTGATCGCCGCGACGACCGAATATGGCCTCCGATTCACCTCAGTGCTGTGGCGCGATAACCTCTTTGCCTGCCAGTTTCATCCCGAGAAGAGTCAAGCATTAGGCCTGCAACTGTTGAAGAACTTCGCGTCCCTCACGTAG